Within Clostridia bacterium, the genomic segment AGTTCCGCTTTGTTCCGCGCCACGGCTGGCGTAAACTTCGGCTGCAGTAATGCTATTGCGCTAAATACTTCCAACGGAGGCTAACTATGGCTTGCAAGACGAAGAAGGCGACCAAGGCACCAGCCAAGAAGGCGAAGAAGGCTGTGAAGAAGTAGTCGTAATAAGTGCAGTTATCGAAGATAGGAGCCCGCCAGCGATGGCGGGCTTTTTACGTTGGCGGGGCTATAACGGCCACAGCTTGAGCGCCGTTTTCTCCAGCATCTCCTGCTTGAGCGCTTCATCAATTGGCAGCGCGCGGAATGCGTCAAGGTTCTGCTGAATATCAGGAACGCCGGGTCCGGGCCAGTCCGTGCCGAAAAGCGATTTGTGCGCAATCTCCGCGAGACGAGGAAAGTACTTGAGCAGTGCCTTGGGAGGTATCCCGCTGAGATCGAGGTAAACGTTCCGGTGGCGGCGCACCAGGAAAAATGCCGTATCCATCCACAGCGGACGACCGCCATGCGCGAGAACAATTTTGAGATTGGGAAAATCTACGGCAACATCGTCGATATGAATCGGATCGCCGTATTTGTTTCTGGCTCCCGGAAAAATACTGGTCCCGGTGTGGAACATCACCGGAATGCCATTCGCTTCGGCGGTGCCATAGATCACCTTGAGTTCGCTAACGCCGTTTAGGTAGTCGTTCGGGTATAGCAACTGGTGTGGTGGGTGGATTTTAATCAGTCGTATGCCGAGACGGATGATCTGTTCCATGTCGGCCATCACATTCGTTGTGTGGCGAGGATGAATGCTGCCGCAGGCGATCAGGCGCTTTGGGTCTTCCTGCACATAACGGGCGATCCAGGCATTGACCTCGGCGGTGAAACCGATCACCTCCGGCGCTACGTAGTTGATGAGTACCGCACGGCCGAGGCCGATCCGGTCCATGTGATGCAGGAATGCTCGCGGCGAACGCGAGAACTCCAGTATCTGGTCGAAGTTGACGCGATTCTTCTTGATGGCCGCGAGCGCTTCCGGCCGGAACATCTCAATGGGCTGGATGT encodes:
- a CDS encoding amidohydrolase family protein, which encodes MITDCHIHIQPIEMFRPEALAAIKKNRVNFDQILEFSRSPRAFLHHMDRIGLGRAVLINYVAPEVIGFTAEVNAWIARYVQEDPKRLIACGSIHPRHTTNVMADMEQIIRLGIRLIKIHPPHQLLYPNDYLNGVSELKVIYGTAEANGIPVMFHTGTSIFPGARNKYGDPIHIDDVAVDFPNLKIVLAHGGRPLWMDTAFFLVRRHRNVYLDLSGIPPKALLKYFPRLAEIAHKSLFGTDWPGPGVPDIQQNLDAFRALPIDEALKQEMLEKTALKLWPL